Proteins from a genomic interval of Mycobacterium conspicuum:
- a CDS encoding phosphodiester glycosidase family protein: MASLRRLAAWCSAVAACATLAMPVAHAADGREMLANAINTTQGSYLVYNFGAGHPMPMLNAGGSWYEGNSGGHLMIIKSAAGRLQPHLLVDTHQGDQARCESNPGARTGEGLLQASEVYTPLQAWQRMGQPTIAINANFFDVRPQKGGSWRTTGCSSPLGAFVDNTHGQGRANEAVTGTVAYPGKQGLSGGGESWSALSTMIMPVGGAPYVLRPRGTQDYDVATPVVADLLNKGERFVAVSGIGLLSPGRTGQLHDPGPSAARTAIAYAKQKDEMYVFEGGSYTPDNIQDLFRGLGSDTAILLDGGGSSAIVLRRDTGGMWAGAGSPRGSCDTREVLCDSHERGLPSWLAFN, encoded by the coding sequence ATGGCCAGCTTGCGCCGGCTGGCGGCTTGGTGCTCCGCCGTGGCGGCGTGCGCGACGCTCGCCATGCCGGTCGCACACGCCGCTGACGGCCGCGAGATGCTGGCGAACGCCATCAACACCACCCAGGGTTCATATCTGGTCTACAACTTCGGCGCCGGCCATCCCATGCCGATGCTCAACGCCGGCGGCAGCTGGTACGAGGGGAACAGCGGCGGGCACCTGATGATCATCAAGAGTGCGGCCGGACGGCTACAGCCGCACCTGCTGGTCGACACCCACCAGGGTGATCAGGCGCGCTGCGAGAGCAATCCCGGAGCCCGCACGGGCGAGGGCCTGCTGCAAGCGTCCGAGGTCTACACACCACTGCAGGCGTGGCAGCGGATGGGTCAACCGACCATCGCGATCAATGCGAACTTCTTCGACGTGCGCCCGCAGAAGGGCGGCTCGTGGCGCACCACCGGCTGCTCTTCCCCGCTGGGCGCCTTCGTCGACAACACCCACGGCCAGGGCCGCGCCAACGAGGCGGTCACGGGCACCGTCGCCTACCCCGGCAAGCAAGGCCTGTCCGGCGGCGGCGAGAGCTGGAGCGCGCTGTCGACGATGATCATGCCCGTCGGCGGCGCGCCGTATGTGTTGCGGCCCAGGGGAACCCAGGACTACGACGTCGCCACCCCGGTGGTCGCCGACCTGCTCAATAAGGGTGAGAGGTTCGTCGCGGTCTCCGGGATCGGTCTGCTGTCCCCCGGCAGGACCGGGCAGCTGCATGACCCCGGGCCCAGTGCGGCGCGAACGGCCATCGCCTACGCCAAGCAAAAGGACGAGATGTACGTCTTCGAAGGCGGCAGCTACACCCCGGACAACATCCAGGACCTGTTCCGCGGCCTGGGCAGCGACACCGCGATCCTGCTCGACGGCGGCGGGTCGTCGGCCATCGTGTTGCGCCGCGATACCGGCGGCATGTGGGCCGGCGCGGGTTCGCCACGGGGATCCTGCGATACCCGCGAGGTGCTCTGCGATTCGCACGAGCGGGGCCTGCCCAGCTGGCTGGCCTTCAACTAG